In the Corynebacterium suedekumii genome, one interval contains:
- a CDS encoding cation-transporting P-type ATPase: MTPAHALPVPDVLHEFDTGPEGLSPGAAAAALERHGGNTLPAAEEETTFQRLLRQFRDPMIYVLIAAAVATAVLGQVVDTIVITAVVLINALVGFFQEGKAADALASIRDMLSPTSEVRRGGTWLTVDAEDLVPGDIVRLRAGDKVPADLRLIEATSLRIEESALTGESLPADKQLEPVAADADLGDRSPMAFSGTTVAAGSGVGVITATGADTEIGHITAMLGQVEQVETPLTKSMARFSSILAVGAVVLAVLMVIVSVVLYDTGWGEVLMSAIGFAVAAIPEGLPAVMAITLALGVQKMAARNAITRRLNSVETLGSVTTICTDKTGTLTRNEMTVRAVVTREDTYTVTGTGYAPDGEICLRGTDTPVTPAEHPDMARMAEVAAYANDADVDKQDGQWRLAGEPTDGGIRTFALKAGVTQERPRLAAVPFDSEYKYMATLDDMDEGTVIHLKGAPDRLLARCDRQSAPGGGTEPLDLEYWEERIEELGSHGLRVLAAASRPADAGAQTLTTADVDDGGFEFLGLYGIIDPPRDEVVDAVATVQRAGVRVRMITGDHASTATAIAREVGLTGDRAITGAELEAASDDELRVLVADHDIFARTSPEHKLRLVRALQANGEVVAMTGDGINDAPSLKQADVGVAMGIKGTEATKDAADVVLADDNFATIAGAMKMGRTIYDNLRKAIVFMLPTNGAQGLVIFVAMLAGMTLPITPLQVLWVNLITAVTLSLALSFEPAEPGIMDRRPRDPRASLLDSEAIIRILYVSVLIGGATIAVFQYLVGEGVDLDTARTVAVNTLVVGQIFYLLTARFARVSALRRELFTTNPVSWVCVGIMLALQLAFCYLPFMQAGFATTAVGPVGWAIPTVAGLIVFAAVEADKLIRRTAD, encoded by the coding sequence ATGACACCTGCCCACGCGCTCCCGGTCCCTGACGTCCTGCACGAATTCGACACCGGCCCGGAGGGCCTGAGCCCCGGTGCGGCGGCCGCCGCGCTCGAGCGTCATGGTGGCAATACGCTGCCGGCCGCGGAGGAGGAGACGACCTTCCAGCGGCTGCTGCGCCAGTTCCGGGACCCGATGATCTACGTGCTCATCGCCGCCGCGGTGGCCACCGCGGTCCTCGGCCAGGTGGTGGACACCATCGTCATCACCGCCGTCGTCCTCATCAACGCGCTGGTCGGCTTCTTCCAGGAGGGCAAGGCCGCAGACGCACTCGCCTCCATCCGGGACATGCTCTCCCCGACCTCCGAGGTCCGGCGCGGCGGCACCTGGCTCACGGTCGACGCCGAGGACCTGGTCCCCGGGGACATCGTCCGCCTGCGGGCCGGGGACAAGGTCCCGGCGGATCTCCGTCTCATCGAGGCGACCTCGCTGCGCATCGAGGAATCGGCACTGACCGGCGAATCCCTCCCCGCGGACAAGCAGCTGGAACCGGTGGCGGCGGACGCGGACCTGGGTGACCGCTCCCCCATGGCGTTCTCCGGCACCACCGTGGCCGCCGGTTCCGGTGTCGGAGTCATCACCGCCACCGGCGCGGACACCGAGATCGGCCACATCACCGCCATGCTCGGCCAGGTGGAGCAGGTGGAGACCCCGCTGACGAAGTCGATGGCCCGGTTCTCCTCCATCCTCGCGGTCGGCGCCGTCGTCCTCGCCGTCCTCATGGTCATCGTCTCGGTCGTCCTCTACGACACCGGCTGGGGCGAGGTGCTCATGTCCGCCATCGGTTTCGCCGTCGCCGCCATCCCCGAGGGCCTACCGGCCGTCATGGCCATCACCCTCGCCCTCGGTGTGCAGAAGATGGCCGCCCGTAACGCCATCACCCGTCGCCTCAACTCGGTGGAGACCCTGGGGTCCGTCACCACCATCTGCACCGACAAGACCGGGACGCTGACCCGCAACGAGATGACCGTCCGGGCCGTGGTCACCCGCGAGGACACCTACACCGTCACCGGCACCGGCTACGCACCGGACGGGGAGATCTGCCTGCGCGGTACCGACACCCCCGTCACCCCGGCGGAGCATCCCGACATGGCACGCATGGCGGAGGTGGCGGCCTACGCGAACGACGCGGACGTCGACAAGCAGGACGGCCAGTGGCGGCTGGCCGGCGAGCCCACCGACGGCGGCATCCGCACATTCGCCCTCAAGGCCGGGGTCACGCAGGAACGGCCGCGGCTGGCGGCGGTGCCGTTTGACTCGGAGTACAAGTACATGGCCACCCTCGACGACATGGACGAGGGAACGGTCATCCACCTCAAGGGTGCTCCGGACCGGTTGCTGGCGCGCTGCGACCGGCAGTCCGCCCCCGGCGGCGGCACCGAGCCACTGGACCTCGAGTACTGGGAGGAACGGATCGAGGAGCTCGGCAGCCACGGCCTGCGGGTCCTCGCCGCCGCCTCCCGGCCCGCCGACGCCGGGGCGCAGACCCTCACCACCGCTGACGTGGACGACGGGGGCTTCGAGTTCCTCGGCCTCTACGGCATCATCGATCCCCCGCGCGACGAGGTCGTCGACGCGGTGGCCACCGTCCAACGCGCCGGCGTCCGCGTCCGGATGATCACCGGCGACCACGCCTCCACCGCCACCGCCATCGCCCGCGAGGTCGGGCTCACAGGTGATCGGGCGATCACCGGCGCGGAACTGGAGGCCGCCTCCGACGATGAGCTACGTGTCCTCGTGGCCGACCACGACATCTTTGCCCGCACCAGCCCGGAGCACAAGCTCCGCCTCGTCCGGGCCCTGCAGGCCAACGGGGAAGTCGTCGCCATGACGGGTGACGGCATCAACGACGCGCCCTCCCTCAAGCAAGCCGACGTCGGCGTGGCCATGGGTATCAAGGGCACCGAGGCGACCAAGGACGCCGCCGACGTCGTCCTCGCCGACGACAACTTCGCCACCATCGCCGGGGCGATGAAGATGGGCCGGACCATCTACGACAACCTGCGCAAGGCGATCGTGTTCATGTTGCCCACCAACGGCGCCCAGGGCCTGGTCATCTTCGTGGCCATGCTCGCCGGCATGACCTTGCCGATCACTCCCCTGCAGGTCCTGTGGGTCAACCTCATCACCGCCGTCACCCTGTCCCTGGCGCTGTCCTTCGAGCCTGCCGAACCCGGCATCATGGACCGTCGCCCCCGCGACCCCCGGGCGTCCCTGCTGGACTCCGAGGCGATCATCCGCATCCTCTACGTCTCCGTCCTCATCGGCGGCGCGACGATCGCCGTGTTCCAGTACCTGGTGGGTGAGGGCGTGGACCTGGACACCGCCCGCACCGTCGCCGTGAACACGCTCGTCGTCGGGCAGATCTTCTACCTGCTCACCGCCCGTTTCGCCCGCGTCAGCGCCCTGCGCCGCGAACTGTTCACCACCAACCCGGTGTCCTGGGTGTGCGTCGGCATCATGCTCGCCCTGCAGCTGGCGTTCTGCTACCTGCCGTTCATGCAGGCCGGCTTTGCGACGACCGCCGTCGGCCCCGTCGGCTGGGCCATCCCCACCGTCGCGGGGCTCATCGTCTTCGCCGCCGTGGAGGCCGACAAACTGATCCGCCGCACCGCCGACTAG
- a CDS encoding glutamine amidotransferase: MPVGTPGVTRPFLLLSTRPEDEAAAAELVSFREKMGLSDDQLIQHRLEATPLGDLDLDDYSGILLGGSPFNASDPHKSDLQLRVEADLARLMAEVLDRDFPLFGACYGVGTVGTAIGATVDETYGEKPRVIGVTRAEEAAHEPILEGMPDRFSTMVGHKEAIRVLPDAAVVLVRGDHCPIQMFRYGANVFATQFHPELAPEAFAQRLRIYADAGYYQPGELDDILATTEGVDLTVDDRILRNFARIYGR; this comes from the coding sequence ATGCCCGTTGGTACGCCCGGAGTCACCCGACCCTTCCTGCTGCTGAGCACCCGCCCCGAGGACGAGGCCGCCGCCGCCGAACTCGTCAGCTTCCGCGAGAAGATGGGGCTTTCCGACGACCAGCTCATCCAACACCGCCTCGAGGCCACGCCCCTCGGCGACCTGGACCTCGACGACTACTCCGGCATCCTCCTCGGCGGCAGCCCCTTCAACGCCTCCGACCCGCACAAGTCCGACCTCCAGCTGCGCGTCGAAGCCGACCTCGCCCGCCTCATGGCCGAGGTCCTCGACCGCGACTTCCCCCTGTTCGGCGCCTGCTACGGCGTGGGCACCGTCGGCACCGCCATCGGCGCCACCGTCGACGAGACCTACGGCGAAAAACCCCGCGTCATCGGCGTCACCCGCGCCGAAGAGGCAGCCCACGAACCAATCCTTGAGGGCATGCCCGACCGCTTCTCCACCATGGTCGGCCACAAGGAGGCCATCCGGGTGCTTCCCGACGCCGCCGTGGTCCTCGTCCGCGGCGACCACTGCCCCATCCAGATGTTCCGTTACGGCGCCAATGTCTTCGCCACCCAGTTCCACCCCGAACTCGCCCCCGAAGCCTTCGCCCAGCGCCTGCGGATCTACGCCGACGCCGGCTACTACCAGCCCGGCGAGCTCGACGACATCCTCGCCACCACGGAAGGCGTCGACCTCACCGTCGACGACCGGATCCTCCGCAACTTCGCCCGGATCTACGGGCGCTGA
- a CDS encoding glycerate kinase family protein, producing MNIVIISDSFKGAVTSREAHIAIAAGVRRALPHSKITEIPVADGGEGTVDAMLAAAGGDFTHATVCGVFPGEQVEASFGFIDSHTAVVEMAACAGLPLAEGRKDTTATTTFGVGELIRAAVDAGATHVVVGAGGSATTDLGCGAASALGVSFLNTDGEEFVPVGGTLKDVAAIDTSRAEGFLAGVSITVMSDIDNPLVGPTGAAHVFGPQKGADRATVDALDAGLTQVAETIHRDLGLEIANVPGAGAAGGLAGGLMAFCGAEIRPGIDVVLDAVNFPSVIADADLVITGEGQIDGQSLAGKVPVGVARWSLRHRNGELPVVVLAGSVGADVDRVYAEGVTAVFPIGRTPGRLEDAIARTRENLEAAAQNVVRLIALAAQPRDQRP from the coding sequence ATGAACATCGTCATCATCTCCGACTCCTTCAAAGGTGCCGTGACCTCCCGAGAGGCGCACATTGCTATCGCGGCGGGGGTACGTCGAGCATTGCCCCACTCGAAGATCACTGAGATTCCCGTTGCTGATGGCGGCGAAGGAACGGTGGACGCGATGCTCGCTGCCGCCGGAGGGGATTTCACCCACGCCACAGTCTGCGGGGTGTTCCCGGGCGAGCAGGTCGAGGCCAGTTTCGGTTTCATTGACTCGCATACAGCAGTGGTGGAGATGGCGGCATGCGCCGGATTGCCACTCGCGGAGGGGAGGAAGGACACCACTGCAACAACCACCTTTGGTGTCGGAGAACTGATTCGAGCCGCCGTTGACGCCGGGGCAACTCATGTCGTCGTCGGTGCCGGCGGAAGCGCCACGACAGACCTCGGCTGTGGAGCCGCATCGGCTCTGGGAGTCAGTTTTCTTAACACTGACGGAGAAGAGTTCGTACCTGTCGGCGGCACGCTCAAGGACGTGGCGGCGATCGACACCTCCAGGGCTGAGGGTTTCCTCGCAGGCGTATCGATCACGGTGATGTCAGATATCGACAATCCGCTGGTCGGTCCAACGGGTGCTGCCCATGTGTTCGGGCCACAGAAGGGGGCGGACCGGGCGACAGTCGACGCTCTCGACGCCGGGCTCACTCAGGTGGCGGAGACCATTCACCGAGATCTCGGACTCGAGATTGCTAACGTGCCTGGCGCAGGCGCAGCTGGCGGACTGGCGGGCGGACTCATGGCGTTCTGCGGAGCGGAGATTCGACCGGGCATCGACGTGGTGCTCGATGCGGTCAACTTTCCGTCGGTGATCGCTGACGCAGACTTAGTCATCACTGGTGAGGGACAGATCGACGGCCAGTCGCTGGCAGGGAAAGTTCCAGTAGGTGTGGCTAGATGGTCACTGCGACATCGGAACGGGGAGCTGCCGGTCGTGGTTCTGGCCGGCTCCGTCGGTGCTGACGTCGATCGGGTGTATGCCGAGGGCGTGACGGCAGTGTTCCCCATCGGTAGAACCCCCGGACGGCTCGAGGACGCCATTGCACGGACGCGAGAGAACCTGGAAGCTGCTGCCCAGAACGTGGTCCGTCTGATCGCGCTGGCCGCCCAGCCCCGGGATCAGCGCCCGTAG
- a CDS encoding GntP family permease: MTGIPLIIVFALAIVLMILMISRWRIHPFISIMLVSLGLGLIGGIPLVNSEDAAGETIPGIATVIGEGFSGTFTSIGIVIIFGALIGLVLEKTGGAFQIADALVRVIGKKRPVLAMELMGWIVSIPVFCDSGFVILNPIRRALARRTAASSVAMTVALSAGLYTAHVFIPPTPGPIAAANTLGIGDNLLIVIGLGMLVSIPALIVAYFYANYIGKKVDSSEDEDVLDDGELENLYEELRGSYGRLPSVTASLAPIVVPIIAMAIGSIGSVLEWSGLFGDFVGFMGTPIIALALGLALAVAVLAGVGRAKEFYDITEETLKVVGPILFITAAGGVLGKVIANTDLVDFVQENATTFASVGLFFPFIVSAILKTAQGSSTVALVTTAGIVAPLLPALGLESPVQIALAVMAIAAGAMTVSHANDSYFWVVTNFGGMTPQQGYRTQTVVTLLMGVTSIIFIWILGLFLI, translated from the coding sequence ATGACCGGCATTCCGCTGATTATCGTCTTCGCGCTCGCAATCGTTCTCATGATCCTCATGATCTCGAGATGGCGCATTCACCCGTTCATATCGATCATGCTCGTATCACTCGGGCTGGGCCTGATCGGCGGCATTCCACTGGTCAACTCGGAGGACGCTGCGGGAGAGACTATCCCGGGCATCGCCACCGTGATCGGAGAAGGTTTCTCCGGAACGTTCACGTCGATCGGTATCGTGATCATCTTTGGCGCGCTCATTGGCCTCGTCTTAGAGAAGACCGGCGGAGCGTTTCAGATCGCCGATGCGCTGGTTCGCGTGATCGGTAAGAAGCGCCCGGTGCTCGCGATGGAACTGATGGGTTGGATTGTCTCCATCCCGGTGTTCTGCGATTCCGGCTTCGTGATTCTCAACCCGATCCGGCGTGCACTGGCCCGTCGTACGGCGGCGTCCTCGGTCGCCATGACCGTGGCGCTGTCAGCGGGTCTCTACACCGCCCACGTCTTTATCCCACCCACACCAGGTCCGATCGCCGCCGCGAACACACTGGGTATCGGAGATAACCTCCTCATCGTCATCGGGCTCGGCATGCTGGTTTCTATTCCGGCACTTATCGTCGCCTACTTCTACGCCAACTACATCGGTAAGAAGGTGGATTCGAGTGAGGACGAGGACGTTCTGGACGACGGCGAGCTGGAGAACCTTTACGAGGAACTGCGTGGCTCCTATGGCAGGTTGCCCAGCGTCACAGCCTCCTTGGCTCCGATCGTGGTACCGATCATCGCCATGGCGATCGGCTCGATTGGCTCCGTGCTGGAGTGGTCTGGACTTTTCGGTGACTTCGTCGGATTCATGGGAACCCCGATCATCGCTCTAGCACTGGGCCTGGCACTGGCAGTGGCCGTCCTTGCAGGCGTCGGCCGGGCGAAGGAGTTCTACGACATCACGGAGGAGACCCTCAAGGTTGTCGGCCCGATTCTCTTCATCACGGCGGCCGGTGGCGTGCTTGGCAAGGTCATCGCGAACACCGACCTCGTCGACTTCGTCCAGGAGAACGCCACCACATTTGCCTCCGTGGGGCTGTTCTTCCCGTTCATCGTTTCCGCGATCCTCAAAACTGCCCAGGGATCCTCCACCGTGGCACTGGTGACCACCGCCGGAATCGTCGCCCCACTTCTTCCCGCACTCGGACTGGAGAGCCCGGTGCAGATCGCTCTCGCCGTCATGGCTATCGCGGCCGGTGCCATGACGGTGTCACATGCAAATGACTCCTACTTCTGGGTCGTGACCAACTTCGGCGGGATGACCCCGCAGCAGGGTTACCGAACGCAGACGGTGGTGACGCTGTTGATGGGTGTCACCTCGATCATCTTCATCTGGATCCTGGGGCTCTTTCTCATATAA
- a CDS encoding CdaR family transcriptional regulator produces the protein MEISLDNAQRIVSEISSVLGADVNLMDQSAAIIASTDASRVGNHHSGAEKIISERLDQLIVSPEDHIPGVRAGLNLPIWVDSNIAGVLGITGDPASFTTPAHVLQKMTEILLRETRVREDAERHERSSTRFLQAWLTDTPELTPEFIEQGKSFGIDVLGDYIIAAANVVSAGQPPHLPSATFQEEIDRIGKQFSDDATEIGATTGMLGSRIISLFPVPDALSPNSDREILHPDQHLGDVTSWLASAARRVRKSSTMKLAVGVSSSGRAPAEAAEQAIKALRHAIHSPIDVHRFDSLSLELLLAAIPEHERRTFAERVFRDVPPNSRTETKRYLQAYFDADGSLSRAADALFVHKNTLNGRLNRIAEVTAFDPRKIADAAVLWLALRIEE, from the coding sequence GTGGAGATCTCCCTCGATAATGCTCAGAGAATCGTCTCAGAGATCAGCTCGGTGCTCGGTGCCGATGTCAATCTTATGGACCAGTCTGCGGCGATCATTGCCAGCACCGATGCCAGTCGGGTGGGCAACCACCATTCCGGCGCGGAGAAGATCATCTCCGAGCGGCTGGACCAGTTGATCGTCAGCCCGGAGGACCACATCCCCGGGGTCCGAGCGGGGTTGAACCTACCGATCTGGGTCGACTCGAACATTGCCGGAGTTCTGGGAATCACGGGAGATCCGGCTTCATTCACGACACCGGCGCATGTGCTGCAGAAGATGACGGAGATTCTCCTTCGGGAGACCAGAGTACGAGAAGATGCGGAACGGCACGAACGCTCCTCCACTCGGTTCCTTCAAGCCTGGCTGACAGACACGCCTGAGCTCACCCCGGAGTTCATCGAACAGGGGAAGAGCTTCGGTATCGACGTTCTCGGAGACTACATAATCGCCGCCGCGAACGTGGTTTCCGCGGGGCAGCCTCCGCATCTGCCGTCAGCCACATTCCAGGAGGAGATAGACCGGATCGGCAAACAGTTCAGCGATGACGCCACCGAGATCGGTGCAACGACGGGGATGCTGGGAAGCCGCATTATTTCGTTGTTTCCCGTGCCAGACGCATTATCGCCAAATTCCGACCGAGAGATTCTCCACCCAGATCAGCACCTGGGCGACGTGACTTCCTGGCTGGCTTCGGCGGCTCGTCGAGTACGGAAATCTTCGACGATGAAGCTGGCGGTAGGGGTTTCCAGCTCGGGACGCGCCCCGGCCGAGGCCGCCGAGCAGGCGATCAAAGCGCTCAGACACGCTATCCACTCCCCGATCGACGTTCACCGCTTTGACTCCCTGAGCCTCGAGCTACTGCTGGCGGCCATCCCGGAGCATGAACGCCGAACTTTTGCTGAGCGGGTTTTCCGGGATGTTCCCCCAAACTCCCGGACAGAGACGAAGCGATATCTCCAGGCCTATTTCGACGCGGACGGTTCACTGTCCAGGGCGGCGGACGCTCTCTTCGTCCATAAGAACACTCTCAATGGAAGGCTGAACAGAATTGCAGAAGTAACGGCATTCGATCCACGCAAGATCGCCGATGCCGCGGTGCTTTGGCTTGCGCTGCGCATTGAGGAATGA
- a CDS encoding ABC-F family ATP-binding cassette domain-containing protein gives MIVTNDLEVRVGARTLLTAPGQHLRVQPGDRIGLVGRNGAGKTTTMRILAGETQPYGGTVTSSGDIGYLPQDSREGNIEQTARDRVLSARGLDQIRSSMERQQEIMETASDDGKRDAAIRKYSRLEEQFHALGGYEADSEAAQICDNLGLPERILDQKLTTLSGGQRRRVELAQILFAATNGSGKSQTTLLLDEPTNHLDADSITWLRGFLAKHEGGLIMISHDVELLDAVCNKVWFLDAVRAEADVYNMGFAKYKDARALDEARRRRERANAEKKASALQKQAAKLGAKATKAAAAKQMLARADRMMGSLDEIRVADRVAAISFPEPAPCGKTPLFAKGLTKMYGSLEVFAGVDLAIDKGSRVVVLGFNGAGKTTLLKLLAGVERTDGEGGIVTGHGLKIGYFAQEHDTIDPDKSVWQNTIEACPEAGEQDLRGLLGAFMFSGEQLDQPAGTLSGGEKTRLALAALVSSRANVLLLDEPTNNLDPMSREQVLDALRTYNGAVVLVTHDPGAVKALEPERVIVLPDGDEDLWSDAYMEIVELA, from the coding sequence GTGATTGTCACCAATGATCTTGAGGTGCGCGTCGGCGCCCGAACCCTGCTCACCGCCCCCGGCCAGCACCTGCGCGTGCAGCCGGGCGACCGGATCGGGCTGGTGGGACGCAACGGCGCGGGCAAGACCACCACCATGCGGATCCTGGCGGGGGAGACCCAGCCCTACGGTGGCACGGTGACCTCCTCCGGTGACATCGGCTACCTGCCGCAGGACTCCCGCGAGGGCAACATCGAGCAGACCGCCCGCGACCGGGTGCTCTCCGCCCGTGGCCTCGACCAGATCCGCAGTTCCATGGAACGCCAGCAGGAGATCATGGAGACCGCCAGTGATGACGGCAAGCGCGACGCCGCCATCCGCAAGTACTCCCGCCTGGAGGAGCAGTTCCACGCCCTCGGAGGCTACGAGGCCGATTCCGAGGCCGCGCAGATCTGCGACAACCTCGGCCTGCCCGAGCGCATCCTCGACCAGAAGCTCACGACCCTCTCCGGCGGCCAGCGTCGCCGCGTCGAGCTCGCCCAGATCCTCTTCGCCGCGACCAACGGCTCCGGCAAGTCGCAGACCACCCTGCTTCTCGACGAGCCCACCAACCACCTCGACGCCGACTCCATCACCTGGTTGCGTGGCTTCCTGGCCAAGCACGAGGGTGGCCTCATCATGATCTCGCACGACGTCGAGCTTCTCGACGCCGTCTGCAACAAGGTGTGGTTCCTCGACGCCGTCCGCGCCGAAGCGGACGTCTACAACATGGGCTTCGCCAAGTACAAGGACGCCCGCGCCCTCGACGAGGCCCGCCGCCGTCGTGAACGCGCCAACGCCGAGAAGAAGGCCTCCGCCCTGCAGAAGCAGGCCGCCAAGCTCGGCGCGAAGGCCACCAAGGCCGCCGCCGCCAAGCAGATGCTCGCCCGCGCCGACCGCATGATGGGTTCCCTCGACGAGATCCGCGTCGCCGACCGCGTCGCCGCCATCTCCTTCCCGGAGCCCGCCCCCTGCGGCAAGACCCCGCTGTTCGCCAAGGGGCTGACCAAGATGTACGGCTCCCTCGAGGTCTTCGCCGGCGTGGATCTGGCCATCGACAAGGGCTCCCGCGTCGTGGTCCTCGGGTTCAACGGCGCCGGCAAGACCACCCTGCTCAAGCTACTTGCCGGGGTGGAGCGTACCGACGGCGAGGGCGGTATCGTCACCGGCCACGGCCTCAAGATCGGCTACTTCGCCCAGGAACACGACACCATCGACCCGGACAAGTCCGTGTGGCAGAACACCATCGAGGCCTGCCCCGAGGCCGGCGAGCAGGACCTGCGTGGACTGCTCGGTGCCTTCATGTTCTCCGGGGAACAGCTCGATCAGCCCGCCGGGACTCTCTCGGGCGGTGAGAAGACTCGCCTGGCACTGGCCGCACTGGTCTCCTCCCGCGCCAACGTCCTTCTGCTCGACGAGCCCACCAACAACCTCGACCCCATGTCCCGCGAGCAGGTCCTCGACGCCCTGCGCACCTACAACGGCGCCGTCGTCCTGGTCACCCACGATCCCGGTGCCGTCAAGGCCCTCGAGCCCGAGCGCGTCATCGTCCTGCCCGACGGCGATGAGGACCTCTGGTCGGATGCCTACATGGAGATCGTCGAGCTCGCCTGA
- a CDS encoding metal-sulfur cluster assembly factor has protein sequence MTDENTPETLDVTDQDQANSDAAVSSGNFDGARTKPEQTEEQKALAFDIEEYMRDVIDPELGINVVDLGLVYDIWVEDQEGDNVAVVNMTLTSPACPLTDVIEDQAESAVVGNGIADKLELNWVWMPPWGAHMITEDGREQLRALGFAV, from the coding sequence ATGACCGACGAGAACACCCCTGAGACCCTCGACGTCACTGACCAGGACCAGGCCAACAGCGACGCCGCCGTCTCCTCCGGCAACTTCGACGGTGCCCGCACCAAGCCGGAGCAGACCGAGGAGCAGAAGGCGCTGGCCTTCGACATCGAGGAGTACATGCGCGATGTCATCGATCCCGAGCTCGGCATCAACGTCGTCGACCTCGGCCTCGTCTACGACATCTGGGTCGAGGACCAGGAGGGCGACAACGTCGCCGTGGTCAACATGACGCTGACCTCGCCCGCCTGCCCGCTCACCGACGTCATCGAGGACCAGGCGGAGTCCGCTGTCGTGGGCAACGGCATCGCCGACAAGCTCGAGCTCAACTGGGTGTGGATGCCGCCGTGGGGCGCCCACATGATCACCGAGGACGGCCGCGAGCAGCTCCGCGCCCTCGGCTTCGCCGTCTGA
- the sufC gene encoding Fe-S cluster assembly ATPase SufC, with the protein MSTLEIKNLHAQVLPADETAEPKPILKGVNLTVNSGETHAIMGPNGSGKSTLAYTIAGHPRYEITEGEVLLDGVNVLDMEVDERARAGLFLAMQYPTEIPGVSSSNFMRSAVSAVRGEAPKLREWVKELNGARENLQIDKSFGERSVNEGFSGGEKKRHEVLQLGLLKPKFAVMDETDSGLDVDALRIVSEGINRYQEETDGGIVLITHYKRILNYVQPDFVHVFADGRIVTTGGAELADQLEADGYDQFVR; encoded by the coding sequence ATGTCCACTCTCGAAATCAAGAACCTCCACGCCCAGGTGCTCCCGGCCGACGAGACGGCCGAGCCGAAGCCGATCCTCAAGGGCGTCAACCTGACCGTCAACTCCGGTGAGACCCACGCCATCATGGGCCCGAACGGCTCCGGCAAGTCCACCCTGGCGTACACCATCGCCGGCCACCCGCGCTACGAGATCACCGAGGGCGAGGTGCTGCTCGACGGCGTCAACGTCCTCGATATGGAAGTCGACGAGCGCGCCCGCGCCGGCCTCTTCCTCGCCATGCAGTACCCGACCGAGATCCCGGGTGTGTCCTCCTCCAACTTCATGCGTTCCGCCGTCTCCGCCGTCCGCGGCGAGGCCCCGAAGCTGCGTGAGTGGGTCAAGGAGCTCAACGGTGCCCGCGAGAACCTGCAGATCGACAAGTCCTTCGGCGAGCGTTCCGTCAACGAGGGTTTCTCCGGCGGCGAGAAGAAGCGCCACGAGGTCCTTCAGCTCGGCCTGCTCAAGCCCAAGTTCGCCGTCATGGACGAGACCGACTCCGGCCTCGACGTCGACGCCCTGCGCATCGTCTCCGAGGGCATCAACCGCTACCAGGAGGAGACCGACGGTGGCATCGTCCTGATCACCCACTACAAGCGGATCCTCAACTACGTCCAGCCCGACTTCGTGCACGTCTTCGCCGACGGCCGGATCGTCACCACCGGTGGCGCGGAACTCGCCGACCAGCTCGAGGCCGACGGCTACGACCAGTTCGTCCGATGA